acaagaccaacaactgattaagtcCGGAAAAGACTAGATGGAGACGAATTGGGCCGTTCTTTGCCGATcgattggttgctatggtgataatttttctaactttttgCACCAGaaattctttttattatagtttagCACCAGGATTTCCCTCTAGTAACCAACTTCTGTATCCAAATGCCCCCGATATCAAACCTTTTCCTCTTTATTGGGGGGTAAGTGTGGTAAATACCCCCCCGTTATGCCATGTACTCTGTATACAGCAGTCACGGTGACATCTTTTATTACAGCAGGCAGGCAGATTCCTCTTTTGATTAGGTAGTAAACTTAACGAGGTATTTAAGAGCTCCGCTGAATGAATGCTCCCGGGTGGATGCTCGTTACTCGTTTCATGCAGAGAAGCTGCAGTAATGGCGATTAAGTTAAGTAGGGGCACTTATGGCGTACGATCCGGCTGCGCCCCGAGCCGCTGATTAACCATCTGCTGCTGAAAACATGAAGACCCTGTAAGCGGATTATCTTCAGAGACTTCCGACGTAGAATCTTGTTAACCCCTGACTTCCTGCTCCTTAAGAGATGCCTTTGACCCCCCCCCTGGGTTTTTAATGTGCCTTTGGAACAGATACACCTGGTGTCAAGCAGGGTCCGAGGTCCATTCTCATAAGAAACGTTACACAAGACGAGGCGTGAACATTGACCCAGGACTTTGCAGCAATGCCGTAAAGCAGTCGGCTCGTTCGGGACCCGCGCTGTAGGTTAACCCTTTGTGACGGGCTTATGGCCAGCagattaaagggacgctcctgCCTCGTATGTACTTTAATAAGAGCGGCCCCTTTAAATGCTCCTGGGGTCCGCCTTGCAGGtgtatggagggattctgcggAATCCCCCCAAATGTGTTTTGCAGCGTACCCCACCCCCAACTATTCGCCGTGCAGGAGATGTATTTGGCCCAATGGGGGGACGGGGGTGTTGGGCAAATATTTCCCATAAATAAATGCACCTTTCTttaaggaatgtttccagccGAGACTCTTAAATTCTCCTCCGCAGTCCGCCTCTTATTATTAAAGAGGAGAAGAAATACGACGTTCTGTCTCTTCTCCAAAGTTTATCCCTCGGGATGTTTTGCAGCGATTTCAGCTGTTTccagaaatgtgtttatttacataaataagtTCTCATAGTTACTTGGGTTCGAGTAAAGAAACAGAGTCCATCAAACCTCAATTTCTCTGTATTTGATGATTCAGGGAGCAGAAAAAGCTTCtggtttttcttatttttttttcctgtctctCCATTACTTACAGTATCGGGGTTTCCGTCACATTATTGGGTTATTTATCGCTTCGCCCCccccactacgtcaaagtaccccaagtttggagactatattgcttaccaaggagcggaatcagtgggactgcaccttAACCCCAAAGCAGAGACTCAAGGCATTTCAGTCATTCTCTGGACTCCGTTAATGAGGCTTCTGTGTGTCCGGAGGGCCGACCTAACCCTAAGGTTTGGGCGGAATTGGGGTGCTTTGACATAGCGGAGGGCGACCCGATATACGGCCGtgtagtgtgacagaatccccgaTGTTTATGCCTTTAGGTGTTCTTTGAAAGGTGTTCGCTGAATTCTCgctctgttttctgtatttattggtcattatcaTTCTGGCAGCAAccctggaatctgaatgtgtatgcctttaaCGCTCTTCAGGGTGCACCCCCTAGCTGCAGATTGTCTGGATGTACCCAAGCTTTTCGGAAGTATTGTCTGAGTCCTCTAAAAGTACTTTAACTGACCGCTCATTCTGCATCTTAACTGCCCTGACTGTCAACCCCTCCCCCAAAGCCCCATATAAAGTTTCTGTGTGGTGTCTGTAAAGTTCACTGGTTGAAGGTACGGCCGAGTGCGTTCCTTTTTCCCCAGAGTAAATAAGGCTGATGTCCAAAGTCTTGtatatttccccaaatgcgtCGTTTTACTTTTATCTGTGTTGAAACGCATCTGTCATTTTACTGTCTGGTCTCCATTTTTTGACCTGAATCTCTAAAAGACGCTCCATTGGCTCAGGAACGTCCGtgtgagaagctgcagctccagagctacaGCTTACCGCCCCCCTCGGTGGTTCAGGCTTTTGCACCAATTACTGTCAAGAAAGCGACCCCACTGAAATGCATCTCCTGCGAGCCGAGCTGGAGGGCGAGGAAAGAGGGTGCATGTATTCCATATACATCgccatggaatatgatggtgctatgcTAGTAAATATAGTGTATACATTGTGCTGGGGAGGTTACTAGCGGATGTGTAGCTGCGGGGCTCTGTGCTCGGTACGTTGCCGTGGTCTACAGCGCGTCTCCTCGCTCTTGTCATTTCAGGTGGTCTCGTGCCGCGTGGTGGGGGAGTCCATCCAGTTTGCCGTCCGCGTCACCCGAACGATCCCCGCCAACTCGGGGTGCCAGGTGTACAGCGTGGTGGTCGCCCCTCTTCTTCTGAACGTGAGTCTGCCCAAAAAAGCCCGTAATACCCCCTGTgaccaaatccccccccccatgggacgAATCATGTCGCGTTATTCATATGGGATCCATTCTTATGAAAGAAATTCCTAAATCACCCCGTTCTGCACCAAATTACCCCTTTTTGTAAATGCACAACACTTAGTGTGACTAGGAGATGCCTAAATGCCCTTCATCAGAGTCTCATGGAGTAGGTGAGCCGATGCGAAGCCGTCAGCCgtgtttaaaggtgctgttccactttttcTAAGTAAATACTATTTTAGAAATGACAAAAAAGCAGGTACTGATAAGTTGTTGCCGTAGATGCAGAAAAGCAGCTTCTTGATGGTCTGTGTTGCTTTAACGGGATTCTGGGTAACACGCTAGAGAGCGCCATTTGCGATTTGGAACGGCACCTTTTCAATCTTGGAAATACACtcctgttcaaaagtttggggtcacctagaaatgtccttgttttttgaacgaaaagcaaattttgtccattaaaatgacatgaCATGGATCAGAGATCTAGCActgatggggttaatgttgtgactattgtagctggaaacagatgATTTTTAATGGGATCTCTTCGTAGgcgctttatcactcccatcactcctgggttccaatggccctttatcactcccatcactcctgtgttccagtggccctttatcactcccatcactcctgcgttccaattgccctttatcactcctgtgttccaatggccctttatcactcccatcactcctgggttccaatggccctttatcactcccatcactcctgtgttccaatggccctttatcactcccatcgctcctgtgtaccagtggccttttatcactcccatcactcctgtgttccaatggccctttatcactcccatcactcctgtgttccaatggcacgttgtgttcgctgatccaagtttaagtttaaaaggctgatgGTTAGAATTCCTTTTGCGATtctgttacagccagaaattcccttcttttccatgaaaacaatgTGTAGAAGGTACTccctttaaaaaagcaaaaagcccaCACTTGTTGTAGTGAATGCCCCCTGGGGGCAGATAACGCATCCGGATCTGTTTAACGACTCTGCTTCCTACAGCTGGAGCTCCGCGTGATGGAGGGGAATGGTGGGAACCTCCGCGTCTCGTGGTCCATGGGGGATTTTTCAGGCCTCAATCTCCAGGTTCAACCAAAAGCTAAGCAGGAGGTCAGTGAGTAAGTTGTGTTGTTCGTGTATTAATTGCTGTGAGTTGGGTTGATTTCTAGCCAACAGCGCCAAAAGGGTTAAACGCCAGCATGAGCCAACATTGACACGCTACGGCTGCTTGCTGCGCATCTGCACCTtacagagagaagaaagagacatttaaatacataaagtacgggagggacgtttattttaaaggaggagagaagttacaacaagagaccagaatctaacattagagagtgtggtagataagtggatgagcttcccagcagaagtggtagagggtaatacagtgagggtattaaacatgcatgggataggcatacggctcctgaatctaagacgagaccaacgactgattaacgtctgagtctttacagcaggagaaacggttGACTAgaggggggccgaatggggccgatctgctgttttttttatttctgtgggtccttaagaggttaaaaataCACGAATGGTCTTTCCTATTGAGTTGTGTGACTAAGTTCATGGTTCACCCCTCTGGTGTTTAACGGGTTAATACTCACGGGTAAGGTCCCAGTCCTTTTATTACCGGGGCTGTTGTGCAGAATTAATTGCCTCTCGTCTTAAAAGAAACCTCCGAACGTTTTGTCTGTAGAACGTTCCGTGTTAAGACTCCGTGATCGGTGCGTGGACCGGGAAGTTCCCGCGTGTTTTTCTCGCTCCGTGTCTGAATGTCACGCGTTGTGATTAACGCGCCGGAGGTGGCTGGCTTATTCTTCTCGTGTTTTCGGCAGGGTCCCGGGGCGAGCGCCGTATTGGAAACCCTCGAAGATATACTGAAAAACCTAATGGGAATCGTCCGCCCGTCGGTGGAATTAACTGCGAGGCCGTCGGAGGTCCGGGATTTCCAGGTACGCTTCGTACTTCTTCAGTGAACAAAATGAGTTATGAATAAAGACTAAAAATGTTAGCTAAATGGGTATATTATAACGCCGTATAAATATAAAGAGCTGTCCGGTGACCTGTTCAGAAACGTTAGCGAGGTCGTCCTCTGAGACCGGAAGAGCGAAGATTTCATGGAGGGGATTCTTTACAGCGAGGGCAGTGAAGTTACGGAATCCACTGCAGAGAGAGGGGGTTCTATCAGATACTACGGATGCCACCAAAACGGttaaaaagcagaacatacaggggtataaacGAGGGAATAGACAGATTTTAGAGCTTCTCCATCTGAGGAGAAATCTGATACTCttggaatcaagaaggaatttttccagAAGCAGGCAGGATCGGCAGACGGGTGCAACTTGgtcttaggtcttttttttttctttctgatcTGAACTACAACGTTACCGTCTAGTCCTAGTACCCTCGGAATTCGCTGGGTTCACACAGGTCTATTAACCCCTCGCTCGCTCTGTAAATCCATCGTTTCTGGAGTTGTCACCGTTCAGATCAGAAACTCGTCAGACTGGAGTTGCTGCTAAATTTGCCCCCGGCAGCATTGTCCATCAGCACTAAATTCTGTTCTATGTCGCCTTGGGGGGCAACTGGCGGAAACGATCAGGACCTTTCTTAGGACGTCTTGGTCGCCCGCGGCAGCCTAATTCCGCAGAACCATTCCGTAAGGGAGACAATGTATGAAACTTACCGTTACGGGCCATATCATTTAGGTTTGTTTCCCCTTAGGCTGTaagttttgtttaataaattatttatttccgAGGGGGTGACGGTGAAATTCCAGCGATCTGCTTGGTGAAGCGATCATTGTTCGTGTTCCACGTTTCCTTGAAACTTAAGAGAATGTTCCACGTGTATTTCCAGAATGTCGTTGGCGTGGGGGGCGCGTCTCAGGTAAGCTGCCCCCCCAAACCTCCGAGGGCCCACGAACTGAAGCTACAGGTGAAGAACATCAAGGCGTCGTTACCCGACGGCGCGTGCCCCCCCGGTACGGTACTCCGCTGAACACGCGTGTCATGGGGGATACGTGTAGAAGAAGCTTCTATACCTTAAACTGTCGTTAGCAACAAATCTGTTTATTGCAATAGTGACTTCTCTAgcgttaataatattaaatagtttCATTTCAGGCTTCTgttttggaaataaatatttttctatctgAGCTCTTTGGCCCttgtagcagagggtaatattAGGCAAATTGGACTATAGCTGGCCCCTCCGTGGGATTTATcgcttttaaatttaaatacctCCCTTTAAGGGTTTCTGTATTAAGGGGCTGTATATAGGAGCTGTCCGTCTGTCCTAGAAGGTGAGGGGCTGATAAAAAGCTCATAAAAAGCACCtgtttcttaaaattattattattattattatttagtagtagtgataattaacatttttgttaaaaaaagttaaatatttaatagtaatgataaaagtttttattgttaaatattcttactaatatcaatataaaatataagaataataatgttaaatagtAATGATAAAAgtaattgtattaatattaaatattcttacTGATATTAcatataagaataataatgttaaataattgccatttaataacaattattacattttttttttctagctaacattatttaaaataattatattgaaTAATATTGATGATTCTAGGGCTCGATCGCGTTGCGTGCTCCATCCAGCTCAATGACCCGGCACAGAAAGTCACCACTGCGGCTGTAAATAAGTCGGGGAGCCTTTCCTGGGAGGAAGAATTCTCGCTGTAAGTACATTATtagagtgttttatttattgctctATATTTATCTCTTTGTGCTATAACTGCCCCCGTAGAAATCTTTCTCGCCCGTCGGGTGTACGCAGCGGGGCCTGGAACGGGATAATGTTGATCATTTACAAatactttttggttttttttgggacTCGGAGAACAATTAAGGCCCCCGGGGCAAAAGTGTTCTGCAGAAAGAGAGCTTTTGTTTGGGTTCGGTGTACTAAACGCCGGGTATTTCCACTATTACACCCCTCATCCTGCGGCTTCCAGCCCGGCCGGCGCAGCGAATGTTCCGGGAAGCGCTGTACTTTCTTGGAAAGGTCGGGGAGGGGGGCGCGCAAACCAAAGATTTAAGATAAACATCTATACAGAGCCCGGGGTCGGGTGTTACACACGCATTCCTCGGATGGCTCTGCGCTGACATGCAATAATGTCAGGTATTCAAAGGGAGCACAAAGGCCTCTTCTGTCTCTTTCCTAAAACATTGCGACCTACTAAGGAAATATACGGTAAATCGATAAAGAGCCCTCCGTGGTTTGCGACGGGTTGCTCCGCACCATAATCGGTGCGGCCCCGGCGGATGACTTATTTCGCGTCGTAAAGAGAAAATCCTACATCGAGAATCCAGTGCTTTGTCTCGTTTATAATAAGAAATAATGGGGAGAATTGTAAAATCGAAGcggttgctatggcaaccatTGGAATATCCTTCCCCCTGGGGCTgatgaggtggccctggcagCCCCCGATGACATACTGGGTATGAGGGGCCGCGCGCTGTTTTTCTGTGCCCGGGTAGCGTGCAGCCGGGCGTATTCGGGTCagcatgatttttattttttttgttcgttggggtttattcgctaaaaaGAGTTTGCCGGAGAGCTGTGGTTTCTCCATGCACCAAGCCGACTCCAATGAGCTTCTGCGGTAGAATGAATAGCGAGAGTTCTCCCATTGtattatacatgatacagggccaacTCAACCTGTCTTGGTGGAGAAACCTGCCGGTCACATTCGGTAAAcgctcctgcaaactctccttcaGTTAATTAAACCTTCTTGTGAAATTTAACCCTTCATTAATGAAGTTACATTTTCCTTCAGGGAGCTCAGCGCTAAATCCAGGGAGCTGCTGCTGCAAATTGAGGGCGCTGAGAAACCAGCGGAGGGTAAGTGTGATGCGTTACAAGGGATGGGGGGCAGACCGGCTTCCCATGTAATAAAACTAAACCGTATACTCCGGAGTCCCAGTAGAACAAAAATGAattcaggagaagctgcagcgcccCTCTTAGTGGGTACTCGTATACATCATTTAAAGCGGATACTCGGCCATCGTATACGTAGAAGCGCAGagaatggctggagtgtccctttaaatctctCTGGACGCGGGGGGCGACTCCGTCTGCAGGGAGTTCGGGGTCCGGTTCCTCCGTGTATTCTGTGTAACCCCGGTGATTTGCCATCGCAGGTCCGCGTGTAGCCTGGGCTTCGGTGCCGTTGGATCTGTTCCGGAAGCAGCCTTCTGGGTTTCAGAGTTTCCCGTTGAGCAGCGAGTCCGGCGCCGGTGAATCTGGATCAGTAACTGCACAGGTGGGCTATAAAGACTTTAAATGCACAGATAACGCTGGCCAAAGAAATCACCGCTCGCTTCATTCATTAGGGGAGCTTTATGAATATCCCAGGCTTTCTTGAATTGCTTCCCCTGTACTGGGAGGGTATTCCTAGTATCTACTATGCTAAgtaatgtatgcatgtatgttctGCTATCAAGATTTCTGTACTTATTGTACCATTTGTTCAATGCAAAGCATTAGGTTACCTGTTGGccctatgtaaataaaaaatacacatgtatTTGCAAGGCTTCAGAGTACTGAGAAATTTTATTGCATCAAGTATATTACTGCAAGAGTGATAGATAAGTGGGaaagcttcccagcagaggtggtagaggctaatacagtgaggggatttaaacatgcatggggcagaCATACTACTCCCGAAGACAacaccaacgactgattaaggtttgaaactttatagcaggagaaacgggcaactagacgggggggggggcggatggggccgatctgccggcaggttctttGTTTCTCTATTATTAAGTCTGATAAATCCTCTGCTTTTCTCTCTCGTTCCAAAAACTTGGGTTTGAAATGTTAGACAGAAAATAGCTCTGGTAGGAGCTGTCGTTACGAGGCCCAGGGGCCGTCCACCGGTTCTGTGACCCTCCTCGCCCGTTCGCGTCGTCGTTACCGGCTGCGGGCGTATTGAATGCAAACTCTTGTGTCTTTCTTTGAAGTTCTTATACGTGGAACCGTACGAAGTGAAATGGCCAATTCCAGCCCCGGTTTCGGCCAAGAAAGTGGAGAAGGACCGGACGGTGATGCCTTGCGGTACGGTGGTGACCACCGTGACGTCCGTGACATCCAAGCCGCGCATGGAAGGGAAGGGCGGTGCGGTGAACCAAGGTGAGGAGACGCGCGGCGGGGTCCTAGAAACTCACGATCTGTAGACCAGGCAACAGCGGGAGGTCGGGCTGTAATTGTCTGATTTCTCTAGGATCGGCTTAAATGTAGGGTTGGGAATAAGGGATGTTGTTACTGTTGCTAAGCAACCATTACACAAACATTCGAAACCAAATTCGAGGACGCGCcgcttattttgtatttttttttccttttcggTTTACACCAGCCAGCCTTTCGGCATTTGCATGCATGGAAATGTACATGCGCAGCCAGagctataatatataattaaaaaaataaatatataaaaatatatataatacttgcATTTCAGGtgtatacctttttttaatagtcCCATGTGAtctaagttttttcttttttacatgtattatGCAGAATGTATTGATTCTGCAAAGTGAATATTTGCTTATAAGGTGTAGCGCACCCGACcgtttttcattataattaatttGTCGCTCTCCGTTGGGGATCGGATCCGTGTATAGAGGTGAATGGAGGCCCGGCCGGCTCTTAAAAGGAACATTTTCCATGTAGTGAAAATTTTACATACGTCTCAAAAGTTGCACggaatttaattgttttttcaggagGGCATTAATGGCGATATTTCTTTTCCATGCAGTTACCCGGGGTATTGTCTCCTAGGGGCAGAGTTTTGGTTTGTGAATCCTGCCGGCACGTCTGTCAGTCAGGCTAAAGTGCCATGCGCGGCATAATTCCgagtaaaagtgttaaaaccaTACGTTTCCTGCTGTTATTGATTGGAGCCGCCATGCTGGAGTTTTTACGGCGTACCATGAGCCATTCGGTTAAAAGGTTGTCGATAGTCGGGGCAGAGCTTGATACACACAGACTACGTTAAAGAAAAGCCATTTTCGGTTTCTTTAGACCCCTGGTGGCCACCGGGGGAACTGCAGGCAAAACTCACATAGAAGCTGGTAAAGGGCCTTTCTTACATTACCTTCCTCTCTAAAGACTATTTAAACCTTAGCGGTTCTGGGTCAGTAGTCATCTTGCCAGCCGTCCCCTGAACGACTCTATAGGCTCAGAGAGAGCAGACGAGACCCGTGTCTTCGGTCCTATGTGTAAGTCGTATGAAGAAATAGTATTGAATACTCTGGAGAAGTTTGTCGATACGCTAATGATGGAAGACCTTTTTCTTTAAGCGATTCTGCATCTCAAGTTGTTTCTCTGTCTGATGGTCCTCGtcttttattaaacagattCTCCTGCCAAGATGTCTCCGAAAGTGATGGAGCCAGATCTCTCAGATCAAGCGGGTCCTTCCCACAGTGCCGGGGTCAGCAAAGCCCTGTCGTCCTCCGACACCGGTAACCGTCC
This sequence is a window from Spea bombifrons isolate aSpeBom1 chromosome 2, aSpeBom1.2.pri, whole genome shotgun sequence. Protein-coding genes within it:
- the C2CD2 gene encoding C2 domain-containing protein 2, whose translation is MAWFGEAQWLVLVSLFVAAVVTLAVYLLQYAARVFWAYRGDSYSGRSEANSLLSWILSLHSWKSQWLRAWIRALNEEAGKRGGSLRLAFEEDDADRPLELSVKEVDSFVKSENVKVVSCRVVGESIQFAVRVTRTIPANSGCQVYSVVVAPLLLNLELRVMEGNGGNLRVSWSMGDFSGLNLQVQPKAKQEGPGASAVLETLEDILKNLMGIVRPSVELTARPSEVRDFQNVVGVGGASQVSCPPKPPRAHELKLQVKNIKASLPDGACPPGLDRVACSIQLNDPAQKVTTAAVNKSGSLSWEEEFSLELSAKSRELLLQIEGAEKPAEGPRVAWASVPLDLFRKQPSGFQSFPLSSESGAGESGSVTAQFLYVEPYEVKWPIPAPVSAKKVEKDRTVMPCGTVVTTVTSVTSKPRMEGKGGAVNQDSPAKMSPKVMEPDLSDQAGPSHSAGVSKALSSSDTELLMLNGSDPVAEVAIRQLRESSRQSLKSPRKKSTIIISGISKTAISQDDETTLMLNYAAAMDSTSGSYPDSEAFDATPETSDDSPTSQASVSLQGDPSPEAWENASRQEDWAGNGAVEPDCEEMSVSNLSISESGSVKKSKGGFLQKGAKLFFRRRHQQKDPGMSQSHNDLVYLQQPGSEPRRKRGATLSRLLMGSKNKSKGKGHDRTPTATAE